Proteins from one Ranitomeya variabilis isolate aRanVar5 chromosome 1, aRanVar5.hap1, whole genome shotgun sequence genomic window:
- the NMRK1 gene encoding nicotinamide riboside kinase 1 produces the protein MKTFIVGIGGVTNGGKTTLANKLLKTLPNCSLISQDNYFKPEEEVATDERGFKQFDVLEALQMEAMMSDVLSWTMQHKGKKQPKTLQEKCEKPVQFLIIEGFLLYHYKNLDDVFDLRYFLTVPYEECKKRRSTRVYDPPDPPGYFDGHVWPMYIKHKEEMDKLKREIVFVDGMSTKEEIFCSVYADIKRVALHCTS, from the exons ATGAAAACGTTCATTGTTGGAATTGGTGG TGTGACAAATGGTGGAAAAACAACACTTGCCAATAAACTTCTGAAAACACTTCCGAACTGCAGTCTGATCAGCCAGGATAACTATTTCAAG CCAGAGGAAGAAGTTGCAACAGATGAAAGAGGATTTAAACAGTTTGATG TGCTCGAGGCCTTACAAATGGAAGCAATGATGTCAGATGTACTTTCATGGACCATGCAGCATAAAGGAAAGAAACAACCAAAAACATTACAAGAAAAATGTGAAAAACCTGTGCAGTTTTTGATAATTGAAGGCTTTCTTCTTTACCACTACAA GAATTTGGATGATGTATTTGACCTAAGGTATTTTCTAACTGTTCCATACGAGGAATGTAAGAAGAGGAGAAG CACACGGGTTTATGACCCTCCAGATCCTCCAGGATACTTTGATGGACACGTGTGGCCCATGTATATAAAGCACAAAGAAGAAATGGACAAGCTTAAAAGAGAAATAG tttttgtggATGGCATGAGCACAAAAGAGGAAATTTTCTGTAGCGTGTATGCTGACATTAAAAGAGTTG CTCTACACTGTACATCCTAA